The Lolium rigidum isolate FL_2022 unplaced genomic scaffold, APGP_CSIRO_Lrig_0.1 contig_6780_1, whole genome shotgun sequence genome has a segment encoding these proteins:
- the LOC124682091 gene encoding probable calcium-binding protein CML18 — MAAAANGVGSAKPEICAGLGMPMAELEQVFRRYDANGDGKISADELASVLCALGAPPGPGEVQSMMDEMDADRDGFVDLREFAAFHCQAGGGATGGADAKKEQEAASEAELKEAFRMYDADHNGLISARELHRVLRQLGDKCSVADCSRMIRSVDADGDGCVNFEEFKKMMGGGS, encoded by the coding sequence atggcggcggcggcgaacggcgTGGGCTCGGCGAAGCCGGAGATCTGCGCGGGGCTGGGCATGCCCATGGCGGAGCTGGAGCAGGTCTTCCGCCGCTACGACGCCAACGGCGACGGCAAGATCTCCGCCGACGAGCTCGCCTCCGTGCTCTGCGCGCTCGGCGCGCCCCCGGGCCCCGGGGAGGTGCAGAGCATGATGGACGAGATGGACGCCGACAGGGACGGCTTCGTCGACCTCCGCGAGTTCGCCGCCTTCCACTgccaggccggcggcggcgccaccggcggcgccgACGCCAAGAAGGAGCAGGAGGCCGCGTCCGAGGCCGAGCTCAAGGAGGCCTTCCGGATGTACGACGCCGACCACAACGGCCTCATCTCCGCCAGGGAGCTCCACCGCGTCCTGCGCCAGCTCGGGGACAAGTGCTCCGTCGCCGACTGCTCCCGCATGATCCGCTCCGTCGATGCAGATGGTGACGGGTGCGTCAACTTCGAGGAGTTCAAGAAGATGATGGGCGGCGGCAGCTAG